AGATAAGGGTTTTGAATTTTCTAGTTTTGCTACTCCAACAATTATAGGAGAGATAAAGAAATATTTTAGAGATAAAGGATGGTCTATTCGTGTACCTAGAAGAATTCAAGAGTTATCAAAAAAAGTAAATACAGCTAAAGTTATTCTACAGCAAACCCTTCAGAGAACCCCCAAAATCCAAGATATAGCTGAGTACCTTCAATGTTCTGAAGAGGAAGTAATAGAGGCAATGGAAGGGAGTCAAGTGTACACCCCTAAGTCTTTAGATTTAACTTATGATAATGATGGTGAAGATAAAGATATTCAAATGAGCGATTTAATAGGTGAAACAGACAAAAACTATGATGAAATAGAAATGAAAGATTTTATTATAAAAGCTATGGAAAAATTAAATGAAGTAGAAAAGAAAGTACTAAAGGATAGATTTTTTAATACAAAAACACAAATAGAAGTAGCAAAAGAATTAGAAGTTTCTCAAATGACCATATCTCGAATGGAAAAGAAAGTTATTGAAAAGATGAAGAAAGAGTTTTTTAAAGTACAATA
Above is a window of Natronincola ferrireducens DNA encoding:
- a CDS encoding SigB/SigF/SigG family RNA polymerase sigma factor, with product MKNVAKASDLTMTLNKSLKELSEKELFQHYRKTKNIEIRNELVNRYLYIGEILSKKYINKGIDYEDIYQVASLGLIYAVERYDIDKGFEFSSFATPTIIGEIKKYFRDKGWSIRVPRRIQELSKKVNTAKVILQQTLQRTPKIQDIAEYLQCSEEEVIEAMEGSQVYTPKSLDLTYDNDGEDKDIQMSDLIGETDKNYDEIEMKDFIIKAMEKLNEVEKKVLKDRFFNTKTQIEVAKELEVSQMTISRMEKKVIEKMKKEFFKVQ